From a region of the Fimbriimonadia bacterium genome:
- a CDS encoding protein-L-isoaspartate(D-aspartate) O-methyltransferase, producing the protein MRETYEELRERMVREQLEARGITDPRVLAAMRKVPRHHFVPRRHRAFAYDDCALPIWFGATISQPLMVAMMAELLRIEGGEKTLEIGAGSGYQAAILCELGANLITVERVPRLAAIAQNNLRRHGYDARVLCADGSIGLPEEAPFDRILFTASPPKMPKAYEDQLAPGGRIVGPVGSRAVQELVLVEKTPDGRVLRREYGGCQFLPLVGEQGWDEKELSNYRWEE; encoded by the coding sequence ACCTACGAAGAGCTACGCGAGCGAATGGTGCGAGAGCAGCTCGAAGCTCGCGGCATCACCGACCCGAGGGTGCTGGCCGCCATGCGCAAAGTTCCGCGCCACCACTTCGTTCCCCGCCGACACCGCGCGTTCGCCTACGACGACTGCGCGTTGCCGATCTGGTTCGGCGCCACCATCTCGCAGCCGCTGATGGTAGCGATGATGGCCGAGTTGCTCCGCATCGAAGGGGGCGAGAAGACGCTCGAGATCGGCGCCGGCTCCGGGTATCAGGCGGCAATCCTATGCGAGCTCGGAGCGAACCTGATCACTGTGGAGCGAGTGCCTCGCCTCGCGGCCATCGCGCAGAACAACCTGAGACGCCACGGGTACGACGCCCGGGTGCTGTGCGCCGACGGCTCCATCGGGCTGCCGGAGGAGGCTCCATTCGACCGTATCCTCTTCACTGCCAGTCCGCCGAAGATGCCCAAGGCCTACGAGGACCAGCTCGCACCGGGCGGCAGGATCGTCGGCCCGGTCGGCAGCCGTGCGGTGCAGGAGCTGGTTCTGGTGGAGAAGACGCCGGACGGACGAGTGCTCCGTCGCGAGTACGGGGGCTGCCAGTTCCTGCCTTTGGTAGGCGAGCAAGGGTGGGACGAGAAGGAGCTGTCCAACTATCGCTGGGAGGAGTGA
- a CDS encoding cob(I)yrinic acid a,c-diamide adenosyltransferase → MKLYTGIGDQGLTRLFGGGTVDKDDVRVAAYGEVDELNCCIGLARNAVAPEFGKVLERIQNELFEIGAELASVGRNAMLGEVHVRRMEGEIDSYQAAAPELRNFVLPAGRAGAAELHLARSVCRRAERTVVTLHRKEGVRAEVLRYLNRLSDLLFAMSRAVLALAGERETVWNPRAQEKAE, encoded by the coding sequence ATGAAGCTGTATACGGGCATCGGGGACCAGGGGCTTACGCGGCTCTTCGGCGGCGGCACGGTGGACAAGGACGACGTGCGGGTCGCCGCGTATGGCGAGGTGGACGAGCTCAACTGTTGCATCGGGCTCGCGCGAAACGCCGTGGCCCCGGAATTTGGCAAGGTGCTCGAACGTATACAGAACGAGCTGTTCGAGATAGGTGCCGAGCTGGCATCGGTCGGAAGAAACGCGATGCTCGGAGAGGTGCACGTGAGGCGGATGGAAGGCGAGATCGATAGCTACCAGGCCGCTGCGCCCGAATTGAGGAACTTCGTACTGCCTGCGGGCAGAGCTGGAGCCGCTGAACTGCACCTTGCCAGAAGCGTGTGCCGCCGAGCAGAACGAACGGTCGTGACGCTTCATCGCAAGGAAGGCGTTCGGGCCGAAGTGCTGAGGTATCTCAACCGCCTGTCCGACCTGCTCTTCGCCATGTCGCGGGCCGTGCTGGCACTGGCTGGCGAGAGGGAAACTGTCTGGAATCCCCGCGCACAGGAGAAAGCCGAATGA